One window from the genome of Nitrospirota bacterium encodes:
- a CDS encoding bifunctional nuclease family protein yields the protein MKVRGLMFDPYNNAFIVLLRDEETNDMLPIWVGKSEASAISFALENVAPPRPMTHDLMKALLDTVDAKVISVVVTDLKDNTYYARIHLMCEDSEFAIDSRPSDAIALALRANAPIFAKEEVIRKQASEELGQWLENLKPEDFGKYDA from the coding sequence ATGAAAGTACGGGGTCTGATGTTCGACCCCTACAACAACGCGTTCATCGTGCTGCTCCGCGACGAAGAAACCAACGACATGCTGCCGATCTGGGTCGGCAAATCGGAGGCGAGCGCGATCAGCTTCGCCCTGGAGAACGTCGCGCCTCCACGGCCGATGACCCACGACCTGATGAAGGCGCTGCTCGACACCGTGGACGCGAAGGTGATCAGCGTCGTGGTCACGGACTTGAAGGACAACACCTATTACGCGCGCATCCACCTCATGTGCGAGGATTCGGAGTTCGCGATCGATTCCCGGCCCAGCGACGCGATCGCGCTGGCGCTGCGGGCCAACGCCCCGATCTTCGCCAAGGAGGAAGTGATCCGGAAGCAGGCGTCGGAAGAACTGGGACAGTGGCTGGAGAACCTCAAGCCGGAAGACTTCGGCAAGTATGACGCGTGA
- a CDS encoding SDR family oxidoreductase, translating to MSRQAGSARLAGKVALVTGAGRGIGRATVELFAREGARVVLCSRTRRELDATVSAIRRFGGDAAGRVADIGSASQARALVRFTVRRHGRLDFLINNAGVLGPRMPVANYPLRGWATVLRTNLSGTFYLCREAARIMARQRSGCIISLSSSVGRKGRANWGAYAVAKFGVEGLTQVLAEELAPFGVVAMTFNPGGTRTAMRAEAYPEEEPARLQDPSVPAAALLRLACLASPAISGQAFDRTNLP from the coding sequence GTGAGCCGACAGGCGGGCAGCGCCCGCCTGGCCGGCAAGGTCGCGCTCGTCACCGGGGCCGGCCGCGGCATCGGACGGGCCACGGTCGAGCTGTTTGCGAGAGAGGGCGCCCGCGTGGTGCTCTGCTCCAGGACCAGACGGGAGCTCGACGCAACGGTCTCCGCCATCAGGCGGTTCGGCGGCGACGCGGCCGGCCGCGTCGCCGACATCGGCTCGGCCAGCCAGGCGCGGGCCCTCGTCCGGTTCACGGTGCGGCGTCACGGTCGCCTGGATTTTCTGATCAACAACGCGGGCGTCCTGGGGCCCCGCATGCCGGTCGCCAACTACCCGCTCCGGGGCTGGGCGACCGTGCTCCGCACCAACCTCAGCGGCACCTTCTACCTGTGCCGGGAGGCGGCCAGGATCATGGCGCGGCAGCGGAGCGGCTGCATCATCTCGCTCTCCTCTTCGGTCGGCCGGAAGGGCCGGGCGAACTGGGGCGCCTACGCAGTCGCGAAATTCGGGGTCGAAGGCCTCACCCAGGTGCTGGCCGAAGAGCTGGCGCCGTTCGGAGTCGTCGCGATGACCTTCAACCCTGGCGGGACCCGCACCGCGATGCGCGCAGAGGCCTACCCCGAGGAGGAGCCGGCGCGACTGCAGGACCCGTCGGTGCCCGCCGCCGCGCTGCTGCGCCTGGCCTGCCTGGCCTCTCCGGCGATCTCCGGCCAAGCCTTCGATCGCACCAATCTTCCGTAG
- a CDS encoding Fe(2+)-trafficking protein, whose protein sequence is MATIQCVKCGKTAEAITDPIFMGKLEAEIKAKVCRPCWKEWENMRVMVINEYQINLGDENGRELVKKHMRSFLKLGEAVDTTKVQENYRPVQ, encoded by the coding sequence ATGGCCACAATCCAGTGCGTGAAGTGCGGAAAGACAGCGGAGGCCATCACCGACCCGATCTTCATGGGCAAGCTCGAGGCGGAGATCAAAGCCAAGGTGTGCAGGCCCTGCTGGAAAGAATGGGAAAATATGCGGGTCATGGTGATCAACGAATACCAGATCAACCTGGGCGACGAGAACGGCCGCGAGCTGGTCAAGAAGCACATGCGGTCTTTCCTGAAGCTCGGAGAAGCGGTGGACACGACGAAGGTGCAGGAGAACTACAGGCCCGTCCAGTAA